The Populus alba chromosome 6, ASM523922v2, whole genome shotgun sequence genomic interval ATGGCTTTCAACTTCTTTGATTCTGCACCAGCTTACACCAACTAAACCGAGGGCACGAAATCTAAAGCTTTGAGAACTTCCTGGAGATTGATCAACTTCTTTGATAAATGACTTTCAACGTCTCGATGCTGTATTCCCTGTTTTATGCATCCACTTGCTCTGCATTTAACAAGAGTGAACTTAGAATCTTAATATAGCACAATATTATGACAAATTTTATTGTACTCCAAGAGTAACTATAGTTACACTTTAGGATAGAGATAGAAACAAGGAGGTGAGAGAGAACTAAATTATTTTGAGCTCAGGTGAAAATATTCTTTTCACTTTTGGTGGAACCGATtgtgattctctctctcttcttgtaTGATTCTCTCTCTTCTTGTGTCTATCTCTCTCCTTAAAGGAACACACAGAGTAACTATTCGCAGCTACTCTAGGAGTCATGGAATTTCTCCAATATTATAATGCATAAACTAAAGAGAGGGTTAGATGCAAGTACAAGAGGTTCATCATCAGAGATGTCAGCATCTTCAGCATTTGATGATTTCTTACTAAGCTTCTTTGGCTTTCTGCTAGGTTTCCTGATGTCTACATCTTGATTCCCTTCAGaatctgatttttctttattagctTCCACTCCCAAGGCTTCACTTGATTCATCTACTTCTTTCTCTTCTGAATGGGATTCCTCTCCGTCATCACCTTTTTTATCATCTTGCGGTGCGCTTTCCATATCTTCAGAAACTTCAGCTTCAAAATTGGATTTCTCTTCTCCATCAGATTCCTCAGAATTATTTGACCTTTCCTCTGTGTCTTCCAAGTGTTTACCTTTGGAAATTGACACCACTTCCTTATCAGATTCCTCCACGTCTGTCATGCCCTGGGACACCTTTTCAGCATGATCCCCTTTAGGATCATCTGAAAGAGTATGAAACGAATATGAAGAATCAGTCTGAAAACAAATGAATTCTCTACATACTGGCAATGCAAGATTAAGCATCAATAGTATATAACAAACAAATCAGTTTGAAAAGTATGAAAAAACTTCACCTAATTTGAGTTTATCTCCTTCAGATGCCACGGCATGTTCAGGGCTTGATACATCAGAATCCACTTTGTCCTTCGGCTCTTTATACACACGCTTTGAGTTTTTTGTtggagttcttttctttttaacactagaaaacaaatatcaatctaTTTTATAGTGCTTGtatggagggaaaaaaaaaacacaaacaaacaagcAACTACATCAATGATTAAAAATCTCCAACTCACATTGTCACTGACTTCTTATTCTGACTTAAACTACTCGGACTTCTATTTTTTGGTGCAGGTGACCTGTAAAACGGTTGAAGGGAAAAGGCTTTTCATAAATCAAACATGTAGAGAAATATACCAGCATTGGATAACACCATAACATCAAGGTGCCAGAAAACAGAACACCGCATCAAACTAATGAAGGCAATACTTACATGTCCTTGGAAGGGGTGCGCTTAAATGAAATTGATTTCTGAAATGGTGCAGAGGAAAAAGTAAGTCACTGCGTTCTTGAAAAAGGTAAAGTTCATTTAGCTTAAGAAAAGAATGCTGAAGAATAGACTAGGACCTTTGTGCGCTTGGGGCCATTGTCAACGAGCTCCCAGCGCTCTTTATCCAAACGGAGTACTTCTATATCTCCATCATCATATAATATCTATATTGGGTCACCAAAATTATGCgcaaatgagaaataaattaaataggtCAAGTAGTCCTGAAATTTGAGAAAGATTGAGTGATGAACAATACCACATGTTTCCTTTTCAAAGGATCATAAGACTTGATGGTGCCTCCATAAAACCTGTCAATTAGCAAGTATAAGTTTGGGGTTACATCAAGAaaggttttgaattttaatatctaCCAGAAAACCAATTCTCCCCTTACTATGTATACATAATGGTGCATCTGCATATTGAACACCACCACCCAGAAAAAAATACAGCAGAGTGGAGTATCTTTAAATGAaggaaaaatacaagaaatgtTAAAATACTCACTTCTTATCCATGGGCCACCAAACTTTTATTCTGTAACCAATAATATCCTCGATATCAATGCCACTTTTCTTTGTTGGGCACTGAGAAGTAATAAAAGTTAAGGGAGGGCATATAATAATATGTTAGCAGGGAAACTATACAGTTCTATAATGAGGGAATAAGAAatcagagaaaaataaataaaaagataaccATATTGAACGAGCGTAGCACCAACCCTTGCAAATTCACAAGAAGGTAATTTTTGGCATATTCCAGCGTAAATTTTAAAGGAAACAGGAAAAATATTTGACTAATACTAACAGGTCAAAACAACTTAATTAGGcaaataaatgttattatagCTAAGAAGGTAGACAGAAAAGAGGTGATTACATCCATTAATGAATGGCTTTTAGAGGATAATAGTAAAATTTAGGATTATAAACAGTATCCAATCCAGTCTAAAAACTAGATTAGCATCACTACTAGATAGATGGCCCACGCTTCGCCACAAGCTGGATCAATTTTTGTGTAACGTAAAAAAACAATGCTCAAGtgttgttattgtattttaaagaacggaaaacaaaaaatcatgacCCGACATCATCGAAagagaactaaaaaaataataatcgtCAATCCTCATAAATCAAAATACAGAAGGATGAAAtcaggaaaaaataatcaaagaaaaaaaagtactaAAAAACAAAGCACCAGTAAAACCAAGTGAGGTTGTCAAAACCCACGAGTGGGATTATCCAATAGAAagcaaaacaggaaaaaaaaaattgattttaaaaggaatcaaattttgaaggaaaaattaaaaaagaataaaaaaacgaCTTCAAAACAAACTTGAGCCACCCGGATAAACCTCTCATCTATATCATGAAATAGAGATAACTTGATTGtaaagaaaaccgaagaaaataacgaaacttcttttttaaaacaaacaacttCAAAGGATCTAATcaggaaagaaaatgagatcAACCCGTGTAAACTTTTCAAACTTATGACCCTAGGTACTAACTAAATTGGAAGCATCGCATCTAGAAAGCAACTATTTTAAAACTTGGCTTGACTCAACGGGTTGCCCTCAACTTAGACTGGGTTGAGTTTCAAAAGAAATTGAGGGAGAATTGATTAAGTGTAAGACGATCAAAAACCTGGGCTGACCCATGTTTAGGTTAACCCAAGGAAAATctactatttttctttttttcttttttttttatcaaaatggtatcattttgatttttttataaaacaaaaggatttgATTGACTTAAGTTAACTCAAGTAAACCCACTCGACTCTTGACCCAATAATTGTCCAAGATTGACTCTTGATTAGGGCCTATAAACAATGGGAAAAAACTAAGAGACCAAAtcccaataaataaaatgtcaaatgatgaaataaaacaacaaattgaaggataaaagaatagcaattaagagaataaggacttcatttgaaaaaaaaaattaagactacaaacaaaaattttgaattgaagggcaaaattaaaaaaaaaaataacaaatgaatccAAAACAAAGAACACTAATTTCCAACGAGCTCAATGATGATggatgagattttaaaaaaatgattaaagcTAACCCAGCCCAACATTCAAAACTTGTGACACTAATCATGATGCCAAATCACAACATGAAAGTCAAACCCGAAAAAATAACGTGAAATTTCTaaccaaccaaaataattagggataaacttgaaaaaaaaatgatttaaaaaaagtagatttaaaaagaaagagaaccaaatttatcacaaaaataaaacaaaaccaaatcatatgggatgaaattgaaaaacaatttcaatcaagaaaatgataagaacaactacaaataacaatcaaaagaataaggaccatgtttgatataaaaataaaatgttaaggaatgaaattcaaagacaaattaatttaataaagaattcaagaccaaatacattacaattaaaaaaatgagtactaaatctaatattaaaaatcaagtgttaagggttgaatttgaaaaaaaaaaaacttgataaattattcaagactaaatacattgcaattaaaagaatgaggaccaaatttgatataaaaatcaagtgtgaagggatgaaattgaaaaaaaaaattaacttaataaataattcgAGGCCAAATACattgtaataaaaagaatgatgaactaatttaacttaacaaacaaatagactttcttattttttagcaaTGGCCAGCACGGTTTTCTaaaagaagagaggagaaagagggagggaggggaaAACCCTGGTAGGAACTCCTCTGCGTGCCGACTCGGCACACGTGCCTCCCCTCCCCCCGTGATGGGGGTGGTGAGGCACATTTAACGCTGCCCTGGAAGGTGCACATGCCAAGCATGTGAcagtcattttttaatataaatagtaatatatatatatatatatatatatatatatccaattaCCCTAATTGAGATTTACAACAAAACCATATGAAAAGGACAAAAACACCCTTGCATGCagccttagtttttttttttaacccaagggTAATTATGTAGTTTTactattcaaaaaagaaaaagacagaaGTCCCTCaatacatgtatatttttttccctcctAAGGGGATGGCCGTAACttgacaatttgttttttttcttaaagacaAGAACCCCCCCCTCAACccaaagatttaaattttgtgCCTTAAAAGGGCAAATTAGTATTTATATTGTAGCAAAAAAACTGAACAGGTCGTTTTGtccccaattattttttcaatggcaAATGCatcccatgaaaaagacaatCTTACCCCCAATTGCATGCTTAGTTTTTTTAGCAAGgacaaattcatttttatactaTTCCAATTCATGGTAATTTGTCTTGGTGAACAGTAAAAGAATGAGAGCTTTTAGTTCATTTTTATACTATTCCAATTCATGGTAATTTGTGTCTTGGTGAACAGTAAAAGAATGAAAgctttcagttttttttgtaatgttatgCAGAAGCTGTAAGACATAAATCAGTTCCATACATAATATAACCACATTTAATGGGAAATCAAGATGTTATAAACAAAATGGAGGTGAAGATGCTAACCTTGGCCAACCCTGCTACACTTCTTCTTTTCCGCTTCTTCATAGAACTAGTCAAAGACTGAGGACTATTTGTTGTATTGATCTTATCAGTCTCCATTAGCATACCAGGCTTCTGTAGCAGAAGTAACAAGGAAGAAGATATCCAGAGAATTAATGACCACTAAGAAGTAATTAGCATGTACCTTTGAAAGTTTACTAACGAGGAGAAAAGCTTACCACTGGAATATCGTCATCAGATTCTCCAACTTCATTTTCCCTGCCATTGTCACCCATCTCGGAGTTTTTGCCTTTAAGTTTGGATGtgacatttttcttcttttgaatgCTATATACCAACAATTCAGATCCAGTGCGCTCagctttgagtttttttcccttcaaatcaGGGCTTGAATCATCCTCTGAAGCTCTTGAAGGAGCCATTAAAGAACTTCGGGGAAATCTAGAAGCACTATGAGCAGATAATGATCTTCGGCGTTTGGGTACAGGCACAGGTGTCACAGTAATGTTTCCTTTTTTCACTTTTTGATGCTCTGATTCTGACTTTGTCTTCTCACTTAGATCTTTATGTCCATTGCTTGACTCAAATTTATTAGATAGCCCCAGATTATCCAAATTTATCTCCCTGACCATCTTCAAGATATCAACATCATTTTCAGCATCTTTTGCTTTAGCCAATGAAGAgctgttctttttattttttccacctTTATTTCCCTGGGATTTTAATTGCTTGATCATTTTCCCAAGAGGCACTTCATTAGCTTCTCTTTCACTGTCATTTACATCCTCATCCCTGGCAGCATGTGAACTAGCCTGATATGATAAAAAAGGACTGCTATAAGTTGCTGAAAGATGCAAATGCCACCAAAGACTCGCTAAATATTTACTGCATAGCTGAAGATACTTATAAGCACTAGAACTTACATTTCCATCAGTTTCGAACTTAAGTGATTCAAAGTGAGTCAAGACACTTTCATCAGCCAACCACACTTTCCCTTCATTTGCCTATGAAAAAACACACAGCAGCATTGACAGAGCAGATAATTGAGTATCGGTAGGGATGATACTAAACTAAATACTATCCAAGTGAAGTGGATAAGGTCACTAAGATGGTGCACCAACAAAGTTTTGTAAAGCATACCAAAGCTTCTTCGCCTTCTTTATATTCATATGTTTTGTAAAGCATCAGAGGCAAAGAAACTGATGGAAGCAAGCTTTCATCCTCCTTTTGAACCAAGCGCTTGATGATTGACAGCCCAAGTTCAGAGATAGCATGTGAATTCtgcaaatgttaaaattaaccAGTATAAGATCAGCATTTTGCTTTTGTTGAACtcttcaagttgatttttatattttctcgtggatagtgttttttgtttaagcCGCATGATTATGCATAAAGTAAACACTAAATACAAACTCAGGCATTTTTCCCCAACCTTTGACTTCTCTCGATCAACTACATCTTCCGAGCACTTAATATTCTGAAAGATGGAAACTAATAGAGAGTTAGTCTCTTTGTCTTTGTCATTGTctttctccttctcctcctcctccttctccttgTCGGTACCAGCTTCTAACTTGACACCTTCATCTTTATGAACTAGCATAGAAACGATCAAGTATAATTGCCTGAAAAATAGGGTGGAACAAATGTTATTCCCTCTCTGTTTTCTGGCTTTCTCAATAAGATCTTGGTAGCCTTTATTAATGAAACATCATATCAGATACCCTAAGAAAGCACATCTAAGACAGCAAAATGTACAATTATATGTACCGGTATATTGGTTCAAATGCTTTAACATCCTTGCACTCATTTACATTCGGACATGATTGATGAGCAAGAGCATGGACCAAATAAGGGATAATGTATTCAGGATAAACTGCCGAGGGATTTGCATCACTTTGCACAGAGACTTGTCGTGTCCTAGCTTGCTGGTGCATCTGAATAATATCAGCAAGATTCTGCTTCTCCTACCATTCCAAGTGAAATACAAAAACAGACAACAAAACTTCAGAATTTTATCAAGCCAGCAGGTATGGTACCAGTTAATTTGACCATGGATAATAATTGCTTTAAGAAATCAAGTACAGTAGAAATACCTCTTCAAAATCAAGGGACTTGAATCCTGTGGTATTAAATATGAAGGCACAAGCATACTTTGCATCCAGAACTCGGTCCTTGATGTATTGATGAACTTTACTCAGAAACAGCTTCCTAGCTTGGGGGAAAGCAATCTACTagaccaaaaagaaagaagcggGCAAGGAGGGCATTACTAACagcaaaaatcatttaattacaACTATCCTGGAAATTTCAAAAGACTCCACCTCTGGTGTCCTCAAAGTTAAGTGGAAGAGATCAACAGGTATCTTTTGATCCCAATGCTTTGACAAACGAAGAACTGCCTTAGCAGAAGCAAACCTCAAGTGGGCCTTATCAACTGAACTGTatgataagaagaaaaaaatgcacaAGGAATTGcaaacataataaacttaagGGGGGGAAACAACAGTcatatataaactaataaaaataataccttGATTCAATATCTTTCGATATCTCTCCAAACAGAAGTATGTTTCTAAGGATTTCCAGAAGGCCATCAATACCACGACGGAGTTGTACATCTTTAACTGGCAAGTAGCTCTTGACCAATGTCTTGAGTCCATAAACCTGCAGGCAATTTTTTAGTACAATCCAATTGTAAAGTTGTcaaggaaataatatatattctagacattttcatgaaaagacAGTGTAATCTGTATACAGACCATATTATCAAGTAAAATAATGATATGCAGGCCATTAATTTAACCTTCAAAAGTTGACAGGAGAAGTCCAACTACCTTCAACAAACATAGTTCACTTCTGTCGTCCCAGCATGCTTTTGTATTATCTTCTGGTTTCTGCAACATTAAAGCACTCTGATGAGACTAATTATTATCAAGTCATGTCAAATCATGGCACAAGTTAGGGATTTGCAAAAGCATACACTACTGCATTCTAGAATTTTGCTCTTAAtgaattcttcaatttcattttctctaGTTTCAAAAACTGGCATTGCAGTCTGTGCAATGCATCCCAGAGATTGTAGTACAGCAGGCAAATGTGTCTTCTCTTCCAGCATGTCCACGAGTCTCTGCAAATTGAGAAAGAAATATCATGCGGATATTAACATAAATACAAAGCATTCCCAAGCTCTAATGATAAtgcaaacaaacacaacaaaaagataaaaatggaaCCTTGTATAAAACAGAGAGGGACTTGAGCCCATCATCCTTTGTTATTGCTGCTAGGGCATGCACAGCATACTTGGCCTGCCTTCGGCTACCCTCTAAGCAAAGCCTCTCCAACATAAGGTCAATTGAACTGCAGGGAAGTGATAAGAAGTGTATAAGCATGAACATAGAAGGATGGCTCTAAATGTCAATAATTTCATGCACCGCACCTTGATGACTCCGCTAGTTGTTCTCGGATTGTACCACCAGCCTTTGCCAAAACATGCAAAGCaccttcttttattatttcattgtcatctttcaaaaaatttataagctCTTCCCCGGACCCACCAAGCAGCAATGGACTGAAGCGTGCAAGAATCtgaaaattcatataaaaataaatatatagatggCATTGATTTGTTCAAAGCAAAATAgtcaaaatattaacaaaaaaaaaaagaataaagaaaattcaGATGAGATTGCTAAACAAATAGAAGGCTTCGGAGCTGCAATAGTACAAGCAACCATACTAAAGAAAAAGATCATTGTATGCTGTAAGTATGACCGCACAAAAGTATGTGAATAAGGGGATGCAATTACAACAAAGCAATAGAGATCATAAAAATGCCTAACAAGTACAAGTGCGCAAGCGTAACAACATGGTTGATAGAAAAGCTCATCACCAGATCAAAAAGATGTATCATTGACATGTTCTTACCACCAGTAAATCCAAAcaagattttgtaaaattcatatttccagctgaattatgtttgttgacaTCCACAATGATTTCTTTCACATGCTCCTTGTTGAAAAGTAAATAAGAACACTTCATGGAAAGactgctcaaaaaatcatggagTCGGTGTTTCTCGCCAAGTATTTTAAGTAAATCATCCTGCAAGATAAGGGAATTTCTTTATTGAGGAAATTTTCCAAGgaaaaaaggcaaagaaaaatGCAAATACAGCTTCATCAACTATCAAATAAGAAtcgattaaaaaatacataaataatgataatgataattaagAAAAGCAAGGCCATTCTTAATTTAGTCAACTCGATAGGTCCTCCATGGATTGAACTACAATTCATAACATTTGCAACTAACAGTGAATTGTCAGATTACAAATCAGATACGAACCAAAACATATTGAGAAAGTTTTTGCAGCGATTTATTATCATATCACTTACCCGACCAGTGCAGGCTTGATGGAAGCTGGTATTTGGATCCAGTAGATTTGTTAAAATCTTCCAGATATTGGCATCTTTCAATTGATCAAGTATCTGAAAATTCTCCTCAGTCTTGGCAGGCTCTGCAAAGGAGCGAGACATAATCCGAAAGCAGAACAGAATCTTTTTTTGGATCTCAGGAGTATCTCCATCCTGTATTTGAATGAGAACCAATTGTTGTGATTTTCATTTTCTCAATCCAATCTCTTTCCTGAATATGAATAATGTAATATCCAAGATTTACAAACCTGACGCATCTGCCTAAGTGATAGATACCTCAGAATCTCTTGCTGTAACCTGCAATCCAAGAAGAAATCCCCTGAAAATCAGTGCACAATCCATCAAATAAACACAGATTTACAAAATTTCAGCTTGAGTTGCCTGCTGTCAAAATCTAGCAATTTCAACATACCTTTGCTTCTGCTCCAGGATCTTCTCAAGAGCTTTCACCTCAACTCTGTCTAATACAGAGAAGACTCTTACCCAATGTTTACTTCTATCTTCTGCTGCACATTCAGTTGGAAACAGAGACCCACAAAGAACAAATTCAATTGTATCTGATCTGCAGAGCAGATTGCTGTGTTAGAAACATGTTTAAACAGATACTTGGTTGTGAAGGAGATACCAAGAAAGCTTCATAGCATCAGATAAAGTTGCAATTTTGCTGAAAACACAACTAGTTATTTATATTAGTGTGGACAAGCAGTCCAAGATAAGCACAGCTCATGAAGACACTAAAGGAGGGACCTGACCTTCAATAGTGCAGATGAAAGGGGATATGGACgattgtgtgtgtttgtgtgtgtgtgtgtggggacatatatattatataggtACATATATCCAGCTTACTACAAAAGCCAAGAAGTCTTGCCTGAAATCCTTGTCATACAAACATCTCAAAATCCTTCCAGGAATCCAATCAAATTCACCAGGATTGACTGATCCATCAGAGGACTTTACACAATAAACCCTGAATATCTCAGCCAGTCTCTCCATACTATATCTTTTAACAAGTTGCTGGAAAttccaaatgaaaagaaatccaCACATCAGAACACTATACATAATGACTAGTATACAGTTaagaaataatttgaaaacagaGAAATATAGAAGTCATGACACACAGATTTATCTCGAAGACGCTCCGCCACTAGTTTTATAGTTTCAACAGGGACAGAATTCAAGGTATGACATACTACATCACAGAGTACATCAACGACTTGCTTTCGAACATTTTCATCATAGTCCAACAGTCGGTCACAAAGGGCAGCTGAAAACATTGAACCAAGTCAAAATCAACTAGGaatcatatatataaactagTAAAGCCACTCAACAGACTTACAGATGATTTGAGCTGCCTCAGCTCGAAAAGGATTTGACAAAAGACAGCTTTTGACacgttcaaggacacacatccGAACAGCAACTACTCTATCAGTCAATCTTTTCAAAAACTCAGAAAAGATAGACTGAAATGTTTCTGTGATGGCAGAGCCAGGCAAAGCAAATAGATCCCCGACCAACCCCACTGCTTTTAAACGAGTGTCTAGCTGGTCAGTCTGCAGATGTTGAACCTCATGTATTAAGAAACTACTCGCCAAATTTCAAACAATAGTAAGCTTAGACTATATTAGTAATTACCAGCAGCTCTCCTGTGAGGTATGGAATGGCTCCTGATAGGATCTGAGGAGCGCAACGGTAGATATCATATATAACTTCATGGTAGTCGATTTTACAATTTTCCAACCTGCTATCTTCTGACATTGATGATATGAGGAACTGCTTTATGCCAGCTTCAAGTTTTCCTGCACAATGCTCTATAACATTCAAGGCAAGTTTCCTCCCTGCCATCGAGATATCCTGGAATCACAAGTTCTAAAGACTGAGTTCTCTTTAAGGCAATATGATAAGAAATACTAAGCATTCAAGTAGTAGAGTAAAATGTCCATGGTAACCACAGAGAACACATACACCAACAAAGAGTAGGGATGCTTACATTTCTGTTACGACCTAATACAGATAAGATAATAAGTAGAAGATCCTCTCGGACATCCTCACTTTCTTCTATGAGAACAACCATTATTGTTTGCATTGAAGATAATACACTTTCTTGATGATCATCACTGCACGTGTGAAAATTTTCAGATCAATATCTATTAAACCCAGTTAACAAAACCCTTCAATTTAGGAAAACAATCGTGAATAAAAAGGTTTGGGCAAggctggggggggggggggacatcTGCCCCTCCATGTGTTGTTAAGACACAAAAGTCAACGATAACACTTGCAATACAATAATCCAAGTAGCATtcattttatggatttaataaaaaagacaacaattttTAGAATAACTAATATAAGCAGATACAACATGTCACTTGCTTAACAAGCAACACAGAGAGACAGGTATATGAACTTTCTACTAGAACCTTGtaatacaaattaataaaagaatctAGTTAT includes:
- the LOC118032179 gene encoding sister chromatid cohesion protein PDS5 homolog A isoform X1, whose product is MEEEKKLEEKLKEVGSKLETLPSTKDGVIKLLKQAAACLSEMDQSPLVSVSESTQPFLDAIVKPDLLKHHDRDVKLLVATCICEITRITAPEAPYSDEVLKDIFHLIVGTFSGLSDTSSPSFGRRVVILETLAKYRSCVVMLDLECNDLVNKMCSTFFTVASDDHQESVLSSMQTIMVVLIEESEDVREDLLLIILSVLGRNRNDISMAGRKLALNVIEHCAGKLEAGIKQFLISSMSEDSRLENCKIDYHEVIYDIYRCAPQILSGAIPYLTGELLTDQLDTRLKAVGLVGDLFALPGSAITETFQSIFSEFLKRLTDRVVAVRMCVLERVKSCLLSNPFRAEAAQIISALCDRLLDYDENVRKQVVDVLCDVVCHTLNSVPVETIKLVAERLRDKSQLVKRYSMERLAEIFRVYCVKSSDGSVNPGEFDWIPGRILRCLYDKDFRSDTIEFVLCGSLFPTECAAEDRSKHWVRVFSVLDRVEVKALEKILEQKQRLQQEILRYLSLRQMRQDGDTPEIQKKILFCFRIMSRSFAEPAKTEENFQILDQLKDANIWKILTNLLDPNTSFHQACTGRDDLLKILGEKHRLHDFLSSLSMKCSYLLFNKEHVKEIIVDVNKHNSAGNMNFTKSCLDLLVILARFSPLLLGGSGEELINFLKDDNEIIKEGALHVLAKAGGTIREQLAESSSSIDLMLERLCLEGSRRQAKYAVHALAAITKDDGLKSLSVLYKRLVDMLEEKTHLPAVLQSLGCIAQTAMPVFETRENEIEEFIKSKILECSSKPEDNTKACWDDRSELCLLKVYGLKTLVKSYLPVKDVQLRRGIDGLLEILRNILLFGEISKDIESSSVDKAHLRFASAKAVLRLSKHWDQKIPVDLFHLTLRTPEIAFPQARKLFLSKVHQYIKDRVLDAKYACAFIFNTTGFKSLDFEEEKQNLADIIQMHQQARTRQVSVQSDANPSAVYPEYIIPYLVHALAHQSCPNVNECKDVKAFEPIYRQLYLIVSMLVHKDEGVKLEAGTDKEKEEEEKEKDNDKDKETNSLLVSIFQNIKCSEDVVDREKSKNSHAISELGLSIIKRLVQKEDESLLPSVSLPLMLYKTYEYKEGEEALANEGKVWLADESVLTHFESLKFETDGNASSHAARDEDVNDSEREANEVPLGKMIKQLKSQGNKGGKNKKNSSSLAKAKDAENDVDILKMVREINLDNLGLSNKFESSNGHKDLSEKTKSESEHQKVKKGNITVTPVPVPKRRRSLSAHSASRFPRSSLMAPSRASEDDSSPDLKGKKLKAERTGSELLVYSIQKKKNVTSKLKGKNSEMGDNGRENEVGESDDDIPVKPGMLMETDKINTTNSPQSLTSSMKKRKRRSVAGLAKCPTKKSGIDIEDIIGYRIKVWWPMDKKFYGGTIKSYDPLKRKHVILYDDGDIEVLRLDKERWELVDNGPKRTKKSISFKRTPSKDMSPAPKNRSPSSLSQNKKSVTIVKKKRTPTKNSKRVYKEPKDKVDSDVSSPEHAVASEGDKLKLDDPKGDHAEKVSQGMTDVEESDKEVVSISKGKHLEDTEERSNNSEESDGEEKSNFEAEVSEDMESAPQDDKKGDDGEESHSEEKEVDESSEALGVEANKEKSDSEGNQDVDIRKPSRKPKKLSKKSSNAEDADISDDEPLSKWMHKTGNTASRR
- the LOC118032179 gene encoding sister chromatid cohesion protein PDS5 homolog A isoform X2, with translation MEEEKKLEEKLKEVGSKLETLPSTKDGVIKLLKQAAACLSEMDQSPLVSVSESTQPFLDAIVKPDLLKHHDRDVKLLVATCICEITRITAPEAPYSDEVLKDIFHLIVGTFSGLSDTSSPSFGRRVVILETLAKYRSCVVMLDLECNDLVNKMCSTFFTVASDDHQESVLSSMQTIMVVLIEESEDVREDLLLIILSVLGRNRNDISMAGRKLALNVIEHCAGKLEAGIKQFLISSMSEDSRLENCKIDYHEVIYDIYRCAPQILSGAIPYLTGELLTDQLDTRLKAVGLVGDLFALPGSAITETFQSIFSEFLKRLTDRVVAVRMCVLERVKSCLLSNPFRAEAAQIISALCDRLLDYDENVRKQVVDVLCDVVCHTLNSVPVETIKLVAERLRDKSQLVKRYSMERLAEIFRVYCVKSSDGSVNPGEFDWIPGRILRCLYDKDFRSDTIEFVLCGSLFPTECAAEDRSKHWVRVFSVLDRVEVKALEKILEQKQRLQQEILRYLSLRQMRQDGDTPEIQKKILFCFRIMSRSFAEPAKTEENFQILDQLKDANIWKILTNLLDPNTSFHQACTGRDDLLKILGEKHRLHDFLSSLSMKCSYLLFNKEHVKEIIVDVNKHNSAGNMNFTKSCLDLLVILARFSPLLLGGSGEELINFLKDDNEIIKEGALHVLAKAGGTIREQLAESSSSIDLMLERLCLEGSRRQAKYAVHALAAITKDDGLKSLSVLYKRLVDMLEEKTHLPAVLQSLGCIAQTAMPVFETRENEIEEFIKSKILECSSKPEDNTKACWDDRSELCLLKVYGLKTLVKSYLPVKDVQLRRGIDGLLEILRNILLFGEISKDIESSSVDKAHLRFASAKAVLRLSKHWDQKIPVDLFHLTLRTPEIAFPQARKLFLSKVHQYIKDRVLDAKYACAFIFNTTGFKSLDFEEEKQNLADIIQMHQQARTRQVSVQSDANPSAVYPEYIIPYLVHALAHQSCPNVNECKDVKAFEPIYRQLYLIVSMLVHKDEGVKLEAGTDKEKEEEEKEKDNDKDKETNSLLVSIFQNIKCSEDVVDREKSKNSHAISELGLSIIKRLVQKEDESLLPSVSLPLMLYKTYEYKEGEEALANEGKVWLADESVLTHFESLKFETDGNASSHAARDEDVNDSEREANEVPLGKMIKQLKSQGNKGGKNKKNSSSLAKAKDAENDVDILKMVREINLDNLGLSNKFESSNGHKDLSEKTKSESEHQKVKKGNITVTPVPVPKRRRSLSAHSASRFPRSSLMAPSRASEDDSSPDLKGKKLKAERTGSELLVYSIQKKKNVTSKLKGKNSEMGDNGRENEVGESDDDIPVPGMLMETDKINTTNSPQSLTSSMKKRKRRSVAGLAKCPTKKSGIDIEDIIGYRIKVWWPMDKKFYGGTIKSYDPLKRKHVILYDDGDIEVLRLDKERWELVDNGPKRTKKSISFKRTPSKDMSPAPKNRSPSSLSQNKKSVTIVKKKRTPTKNSKRVYKEPKDKVDSDVSSPEHAVASEGDKLKLDDPKGDHAEKVSQGMTDVEESDKEVVSISKGKHLEDTEERSNNSEESDGEEKSNFEAEVSEDMESAPQDDKKGDDGEESHSEEKEVDESSEALGVEANKEKSDSEGNQDVDIRKPSRKPKKLSKKSSNAEDADISDDEPLSKWMHKTGNTASRR